A window of Chaetodon auriga isolate fChaAug3 chromosome 2, fChaAug3.hap1, whole genome shotgun sequence contains these coding sequences:
- the snta1 gene encoding alpha-1-syntrophin: protein MAAAMKAQKTGLLELRVTVDRWIRVLATLTEDTLTVNPGEGAEEPGKPNPSPVGAINGDPPNLSSSPVPETITNVKRTVRVTKQDVGGLGISIKGGKENKMPILISKIFKGLAADQTEALYVGDAILSVNGYDLREATHDEAVQALKKTGKEVILEVKYIKEMSAFFKSSGSPGAALPWDSPPSTPQRGAELSPAEVKEPRSIPLKMCQVSRKQCPPDTENRYFEVVSSSRKNSVFLRAKDPAMAQSWYSAIQAGVANLLPRVKEEMKTMQPGMEVKHLGWITEQATQGPERPVLAALTDRDLLLYSSLPESKESLSSPTKSHPLIATRLVHSGPGKSSPLLDSDLSFGLRSGTKQGVETHVFRVDSAKELSTWTHLLVEGCHNAAELIKEVTTACSWNGKECTLGVHIDEGFTLFTEEMGVRKSILLQQPFERLRMSSDDGVRMMFLDFGGPEAEIQLDLHCCPKTIVFIIHSFLSAKVKRLGLLA from the exons ATGGCTGCCGCGATGAAGGCGCAGAAAACGGGACTGCTGGAACTTCGAGTGACCGTGGACCGCTGGATCCGGGTGTTGGCCACACTTACCGAGGACACGCTCACGGTGAACCCCGGGGAAGGTGCAGAGGAGCCCGGCAAGCCCAATCCGAGTCCCGTCGGTGCTATCAACGGAGACCCCCCGAACCTCAGCTCGTCCCCGGTCCCGGAAACCATCACCAACGTGAAGCGCACCGTGCGAGTTACCAAGCAAGATGTTGGAGGACTCGGAATCAGTATCAAAG GTGGGAAGGAGAACAAGATGCCAATCCTCATCTCCAAGATTTTTAAGGGTCTGGCTGCTGACCAGACCGAGGCACTTTATGTTGGTGATGCCATATTATCTGTCAATGGCTATGACTTACGGGAGGCCACACACGATGAGGCTGTGCAAGCACTGAAGAAAACTGGCAAAGAAGTCATCCTTGAAG TGAAATACATCAAGGAGATGTCGGCCTTCTTTAAAAGCTCGGGGTCCCCTGGGGCCGCCCTCCCCTGGGACTCTCCCCCCTCCACGCCTCAGAGGGGCGCTGAGCTCTCACCCGCTGAGGTGAAGGAGCCCCGCAGCATCCCACTGAAGATGTGCCAGGTGTCGCGGAAACAGTGCCCCCCGGACACAGAAAACAG GTATTTCGAGGTAGTTTCATCCAGCAGAAAGAACTCTGTGTTCCTGCGAGCAAAAGACCCAGCTATGGCCCAGTCCTGGTACAGCGCCATCCAGGCTGGCGTTGCCAACCTTTTACCACgagtgaaggaggagatgaagaccATGCAGCCTGGCATGGAGGTCAAACATCTGGGCTGGATTACAGAGCAG GCGACCCAGGGTCCAGAGAGACCAGTGCTGGCCGCGCTGACCGACAGAGACCTGCTGCTGTATTCCTCCTTGCCTGAAAGCAAAGAGAGCCTCAGCAGCCCCACCAAGAGTCATCCGCTCATTGCTACGAG ACTGGTCCACTCTGGCCCAGGAAAAAGTTCTCCTCTCCTGGATTCTGACCTCTCATTTGGCCTGCGTTCTGGCACTAAGCAAGGCGTGGAGACCCATGTGTTCAGGGTGGATTCTGCCAAGGAACTGTCCACCTGGACTCATCTGCTGGTGGAGGGTTGCCACAATGCTGCTGAGCTCATCAAGGAGGTCACCACAG CCTGTAGCTGGAATGGGAAGGAGTGCACCCTGGGAGTGCACATTGATGAGGGCTTCACACTGTTCACAGAAGAAATGGGTGTCAGGAAAAGCATTCTGCTCCAGCAGCCTTTCGAGCGCCTAAGAATGTCCTCAGACGATGGAGTTCGCATGATGTTCCTTGACTTCGGAGGCCCTGAGGCAGAGATT CAACTGGACCTCCACTGTTGTCCCAAGACCATAGTCTTCATCATCCACTCTTTCCTGTCTGCGAAGGTCAAGCGACTTGGCCTTCTGGCATGA